A stretch of Rhodoferax potami DNA encodes these proteins:
- a CDS encoding penicillin-binding protein 1A — protein sequence MQTISRGSWPLRLLKISLVLAGLGLVALLALTAFFSTQLPDTSSLSNYQPKQPLRVLTADGVEVAGFGTERRVYKPIDQIPRLMKDSLLAVEDARFYEHGGLDPIGVARAIVANLTGGRTQGASTITQQVARTFFLSRSRTLERKIKEALLAFKIESQLSKDQILELYMNQIYLGSRAYGFEAAAQAYFGKTLSALSAAESAMLAGLPQNPHFANPIQNFERARARQLLVLGRMRAQDVITDAQFQAAKAEKLVVRKRNEVDVHAEHVAEMVRQQVYAQFGEMSYTTGLNVTTTLRAAEQQAAYKALRRTLVEHSLRQVWRGPEGQETLATDLKDDDPAVAQALADYDDDEDLRIAIVTRASTKSVTVVLGTGEVVTIEGTGLRPAQSGLAESAAAKLRVRRGAVVRVVQQAKAWSLVQWPEAEGALVAMDPLNGDIRALVGGFDFHRNQFNHVTRGWRQPGSSYKPFIYSGAIESGMQPESLVNDAPMENVGDWAPENDDGSTDGPITLRRALARSKNLVSIRLMQLLSPQGAREWVSRFGFDPERQPDNLTQALGSGSTNPLQMAGAYSVLANGGYRVNPVLIQKIARASGEVVFEAKPQVLDETLRTVPARNTFMVSSLLQEVTRSGTAAKAQAALKRPDLYGKTGTTNDVVDAWFAGYQPGVVAVVWVGYDTPRSLGTRASGSALALPAWIDYMSVALNGVPVQEVQPPEGVVRAGDDWRYAEWAEGGFIESLGVDGQAISPALAVKPTPQLAEGVGQTLAVPN from the coding sequence ATGCAAACCATCTCCCGGGGCTCCTGGCCCCTGCGCCTCTTGAAAATCAGTCTGGTGTTGGCCGGCTTGGGCCTCGTCGCCCTGCTGGCGCTCACCGCGTTTTTCTCGACCCAGCTGCCGGACACCTCGTCCCTCTCCAACTACCAGCCCAAGCAGCCCCTGCGTGTGCTGACTGCGGATGGGGTGGAAGTGGCAGGTTTCGGCACCGAGCGCCGGGTCTACAAGCCGATCGACCAGATTCCCCGGTTGATGAAAGACAGTCTGCTGGCCGTGGAAGACGCGCGGTTTTATGAACATGGCGGGCTGGACCCGATCGGCGTGGCCCGGGCTATCGTGGCTAACCTCACTGGTGGGCGCACCCAAGGGGCATCCACCATCACGCAGCAGGTGGCGCGCACCTTCTTTTTGAGCCGCTCCCGGACCCTGGAGCGCAAGATCAAAGAAGCGCTGCTGGCGTTCAAAATCGAGTCCCAGCTCAGCAAAGACCAGATTCTGGAGCTCTACATGAACCAGATCTATCTGGGTTCGCGGGCCTATGGTTTTGAAGCGGCGGCCCAGGCGTATTTCGGCAAAACACTCTCAGCACTCAGTGCCGCTGAGTCCGCAATGCTGGCCGGTCTGCCCCAGAACCCGCACTTTGCCAACCCGATTCAAAACTTTGAGCGCGCCCGGGCCCGCCAGCTGTTGGTCCTGGGCCGCATGCGGGCGCAAGACGTGATCACCGACGCCCAGTTCCAAGCCGCCAAGGCAGAGAAGCTGGTGGTGCGAAAGCGCAACGAAGTCGATGTGCACGCCGAACACGTGGCCGAAATGGTGCGCCAGCAGGTCTATGCCCAGTTCGGCGAAATGAGCTACACCACCGGCCTGAATGTCACCACTACCCTGCGCGCCGCTGAGCAGCAGGCCGCTTACAAGGCACTGCGCCGAACGTTGGTGGAGCACTCCTTGCGCCAGGTCTGGCGTGGCCCTGAAGGGCAGGAGACCCTTGCCACCGACCTGAAAGACGACGACCCTGCGGTGGCCCAGGCACTTGCCGATTACGACGATGACGAAGACCTGCGTATTGCCATCGTGACCCGTGCCAGCACCAAATCCGTGACCGTGGTGTTGGGTACTGGCGAGGTCGTGACCATCGAGGGCACTGGCTTGCGACCCGCCCAGTCAGGCCTAGCCGAATCTGCTGCCGCCAAGTTACGGGTGCGGCGCGGCGCGGTGGTGCGGGTGGTGCAGCAGGCCAAGGCCTGGAGTCTGGTGCAGTGGCCGGAGGCTGAAGGCGCGCTGGTCGCCATGGACCCCCTGAATGGCGATATCCGCGCCCTGGTGGGAGGGTTCGACTTTCACCGCAACCAGTTCAACCACGTCACCCGAGGCTGGCGCCAGCCCGGCTCCAGCTACAAGCCGTTCATTTACTCTGGCGCGATTGAGAGCGGCATGCAACCTGAATCGCTGGTGAACGATGCGCCCATGGAAAACGTAGGCGACTGGGCCCCCGAGAACGACGACGGCAGCACCGATGGCCCCATCACCTTGCGCCGCGCCTTGGCGCGCTCCAAAAACCTGGTGTCTATCCGCCTGATGCAGTTGCTCTCGCCCCAAGGCGCGCGGGAGTGGGTCAGCCGCTTTGGGTTTGACCCGGAACGCCAACCGGACAACCTCACCCAGGCCCTCGGCTCGGGCTCCACCAACCCCTTGCAAATGGCGGGTGCTTATTCGGTGTTGGCCAACGGTGGCTACCGGGTGAATCCGGTACTGATCCAGAAGATTGCCCGCGCCAGTGGCGAGGTGGTGTTCGAAGCCAAGCCCCAGGTGTTGGACGAGACGCTGCGCACCGTGCCGGCCCGCAACACCTTCATGGTGTCGAGCTTGTTGCAGGAAGTGACGCGTAGCGGCACAGCCGCCAAAGCACAGGCCGCACTCAAGCGCCCTGATCTGTATGGCAAGACCGGCACCACCAATGACGTGGTGGACGCCTGGTTTGCCGGCTACCAGCCCGGTGTGGTGGCGGTGGTGTGGGTGGGCTACGACACGCCCCGCAGCTTGGGCACCCGTGCCTCCGGGTCCGCGCTGGCGCTTCCCGCCTGGATTGATTACATGTCGGTGGCTCTTAACGGTGTGCCGGTGCAAGAGGTGCAGCCCCCTGAGGGCGTCGTGCGCGCCGGTGACGATTGGCGCTATGCGGAATGGGCCGAAGGCGGTTTCATCGAAAGCCTCGGGGTTGACGGGCAAGCGATTTCACCGGCATTGGCCGTTAAACCGACCCCTCAGTTAGCCGAAGGGGTTGGGCAGACACTTGCAGTACCCAACTAA
- the tkt gene encoding transketolase, with the protein MAPTPNTKDMANAIRALSMDAVQQANSGHPGAPMGMADMAVALWGDHLRHNPTNPNWANRDRFILSNGHGSMLIYALLHLTGYKLPINELKNFRQLHSKTAGHPEFGITPGVETTTGPLGQGITNAVGFALAEKLLAKEFNREGHAIVDHHTYVFMGDGCLMEGISHEAAALAGAWKLGKLIALYDDNGISIDGQVAPWFIDNTAQRFVAYGWNVIGPVDGHDAAAVSASIAQAKAGTDNRPTLIISKTHIGKGSPNRANTSKAHGEPLGAEEIKLTRESIGWSHAPFVIPKEVYADWDAKEKGKAAEAAWNEKFAAYKAAFPELAKEFVRRMKGDLPKNFVQTAVDTVIAAHQKGETVASRKASQLALESFTAALPEMLGGSADLTGSNLTNTKSTPNLRFDALTGDVVTNEAGQGGRHINYGVREFGMAAIMNGVALHGGYIPYGGTFLTFSDYSRNAIRMAALMKLRVVHVFTHDSIGLGEDGPTHQSIEHAASLRLIPNLDVWRPADTAETAVAWTVALQNKAKPTALLLSRQNIAYAAKCDSAAAPDASGIDSISKGAYVLSEPADVGIKKKAQAVIIATGSEVQLAIAAQKVLAERKIAVRVVSMPSTTTFDLQSAEYKTSVLPAGVPRIAVEMGSTGGWWKYGTAAVVGLDTYGESAPAPVLFKHFGFTPENVADTVEKVLRK; encoded by the coding sequence ATGGCCCCCACCCCCAATACCAAAGACATGGCAAATGCCATTCGCGCACTGTCCATGGACGCTGTGCAGCAAGCCAATTCCGGCCACCCCGGCGCCCCCATGGGCATGGCCGACATGGCAGTGGCTTTGTGGGGTGATCACCTCCGTCACAACCCCACCAACCCGAACTGGGCTAACCGCGACCGCTTCATCCTGTCAAACGGCCACGGCTCCATGCTGATCTATGCGCTGCTGCACCTGACCGGCTACAAGCTGCCCATCAACGAACTCAAGAACTTCCGCCAGCTGCACAGCAAGACTGCGGGCCATCCTGAGTTCGGCATCACCCCCGGCGTGGAAACCACCACCGGCCCCTTGGGCCAGGGCATCACCAACGCCGTGGGCTTCGCCTTGGCTGAAAAGCTGCTCGCCAAAGAGTTCAACCGTGAAGGCCACGCCATCGTGGACCACCACACTTACGTGTTCATGGGCGACGGCTGCCTGATGGAAGGCATCAGCCACGAAGCCGCTGCACTGGCCGGCGCCTGGAAGCTGGGCAAGCTGATCGCCCTGTATGACGACAACGGCATTTCCATCGACGGCCAAGTGGCCCCATGGTTCATCGACAACACCGCTCAGCGTTTTGTGGCCTACGGCTGGAACGTGATCGGCCCCGTGGATGGTCACGATGCTGCTGCTGTCTCTGCTTCCATCGCGCAAGCCAAGGCCGGCACCGACAACCGCCCCACCCTGATCATCAGCAAGACCCACATCGGCAAGGGCAGCCCCAACCGCGCCAACACCTCCAAGGCCCACGGCGAACCTTTGGGCGCTGAAGAAATCAAGCTCACCCGCGAGTCCATCGGCTGGAGCCACGCCCCCTTCGTGATCCCCAAAGAAGTCTATGCAGACTGGGATGCCAAGGAAAAAGGCAAGGCTGCAGAAGCTGCATGGAACGAGAAGTTTGCTGCCTACAAAGCCGCTTTCCCTGAGCTGGCTAAAGAGTTCGTGCGCCGCATGAAGGGCGACCTGCCCAAGAACTTTGTGCAGACTGCGGTGGACACCGTGATCGCCGCCCACCAGAAGGGCGAAACCGTGGCCAGCCGCAAGGCCAGCCAGTTGGCGCTGGAGTCTTTCACCGCAGCCTTGCCCGAAATGCTGGGTGGCTCTGCCGACTTGACCGGCTCCAACCTGACCAACACCAAGAGCACGCCCAACCTGCGTTTTGACGCACTGACCGGCGACGTGGTGACCAACGAAGCCGGCCAGGGCGGCCGCCACATCAACTACGGTGTGCGCGAGTTCGGCATGGCCGCCATCATGAACGGCGTGGCCCTGCACGGTGGCTACATCCCTTACGGCGGCACCTTCCTGACCTTCAGCGACTACAGTCGCAACGCCATTCGCATGGCGGCCCTGATGAAGCTGCGTGTGGTGCACGTGTTCACCCACGACTCCATCGGTCTGGGCGAAGACGGCCCGACCCACCAGTCCATCGAGCACGCGGCTTCTCTGCGTCTGATCCCCAACCTGGACGTCTGGCGTCCCGCTGACACGGCTGAAACTGCCGTGGCATGGACTGTTGCCTTGCAAAACAAGGCCAAGCCTACGGCGCTGCTCTTGAGCCGCCAGAACATCGCTTATGCGGCCAAATGCGACTCCGCTGCCGCGCCTGATGCCTCCGGCATCGACTCCATCAGCAAGGGCGCCTACGTGTTGTCCGAGCCAGCGGATGTGGGTATCAAGAAGAAGGCCCAAGCTGTGATCATCGCCACCGGTTCCGAAGTGCAGTTGGCGATTGCCGCGCAAAAGGTGTTGGCTGAACGCAAGATCGCCGTGCGCGTGGTCTCTATGCCCTCCACCACCACCTTCGACTTGCAGAGCGCCGAGTACAAGACCAGCGTGTTGCCGGCCGGTGTGCCCCGCATTGCGGTGGAAATGGGCTCCACCGGTGGCTGGTGGAAGTACGGCACGGCCGCGGTTGTCGGTCTGGATACGTACGGTGAATCCGCACCCGCACCGGTATTGTTCAAGCACTTCGGTTTCACGCCTGAGAACGTGGCCGACACCGTCGAAAAAGTTTTGCGCAAGTAA
- a CDS encoding ParA family protein, with protein MQHVVFNQKGGVGKSTITCNLAAISASQGLRTLVIDLDSQGNSSRYLLGADMTDELPNVAEFFEQSLKFTVRDKPASDYISETQWPNLDLLPSSPLLDELHSKLESRHKIYKLRDALELLAADYDQIYIDTPPALNFYTRSALIAAQGCLIPFDCDDFSRRALYTLLENVQEIKADHNKTLEVEGIVVNQFQPRANLPQRMVQELIDEGLPVLQPYLGASVKIRESHEQSKPMIYLEPGHKLTQEFVALHDALLPKKKNSKKSR; from the coding sequence ATGCAGCATGTTGTTTTCAACCAGAAAGGTGGCGTCGGCAAGTCCACCATCACCTGTAACCTGGCGGCCATCAGCGCCTCGCAGGGGCTGCGCACGCTGGTGATTGACTTGGACTCGCAGGGCAACTCCAGCCGCTATTTGTTGGGGGCCGATATGACGGACGAGCTGCCGAACGTGGCGGAGTTTTTTGAGCAGAGCCTCAAATTCACTGTGCGCGACAAGCCCGCCAGTGACTACATCAGCGAGACCCAGTGGCCCAACCTGGACTTGCTGCCTTCGAGCCCGCTGCTTGACGAGCTGCACAGCAAGCTGGAGAGCCGCCACAAGATCTACAAGTTGCGCGATGCGCTGGAGCTCTTGGCCGCCGACTACGACCAGATTTACATCGACACCCCGCCCGCACTCAACTTCTACACCCGCAGCGCGCTGATTGCCGCGCAGGGCTGCCTGATCCCGTTTGACTGCGACGACTTTTCCCGCCGCGCGCTCTACACCCTCTTGGAGAACGTGCAGGAAATCAAGGCCGACCACAACAAGACCCTGGAGGTGGAAGGCATTGTGGTCAACCAGTTCCAGCCGCGCGCCAACCTGCCGCAGCGCATGGTACAGGAGCTGATTGACGAAGGCCTGCCGGTCTTGCAGCCCTACCTCGGTGCCTCGGTGAAGATCCGCGAGTCGCACGAGCAGTCCAAACCCATGATCTACCTGGAACCCGGCCACAAGCTGACCCAGGAATTTGTAGCGCTGCATGACGCTCTGCTGCCCAAGAAGAAAAACAGTAAAAAAAGCCGCTAG
- the gap gene encoding type I glyceraldehyde-3-phosphate dehydrogenase: MAIKVGINGFGRIGRMVFRAAVQNFNDIEIVGINDLLEPDYLAYMLQYDSVHGRFKGEVTVDGGNIIVNGKKIRLTQERDPANLKWSEVGADIVVESTGLFLTKETAQKHIDAGAKKVILSAPSKDDTPMFVYGVNNKTYAGQAIISNASCTTNCLAPLAKVINDKFGIKRGLMTTVHAATATQKTVDGPSNKDWRGGRGILENIIPSSTGAAKAVGVVIPELNKKLTGMAFRVPTSDVSVVDLTVELNTSATIAEINAELKAQSEGALKGVLGYTEDKVVATDFRGDSRTSIYDAEASIALDGTFVKLVSWYDNEWGYSNKVLEMARVVSK, from the coding sequence ATGGCAATCAAAGTAGGTATCAATGGTTTCGGCCGCATCGGCCGTATGGTGTTCCGCGCAGCGGTGCAAAACTTCAACGACATCGAAATCGTCGGCATCAACGACCTGTTGGAGCCTGACTACCTAGCCTACATGCTGCAGTACGACAGCGTGCACGGCCGCTTCAAGGGTGAAGTCACCGTGGACGGTGGCAACATCATCGTCAACGGCAAGAAAATCCGCCTGACCCAGGAGCGCGATCCTGCGAACCTGAAGTGGTCCGAAGTCGGCGCCGATATCGTGGTCGAGTCCACCGGCTTGTTCCTGACCAAGGAAACCGCCCAGAAGCACATCGACGCTGGTGCCAAGAAGGTCATCCTGTCTGCTCCTTCCAAAGACGACACCCCCATGTTCGTCTACGGCGTGAACAACAAGACCTACGCCGGCCAAGCCATCATCTCCAACGCGTCCTGCACCACCAACTGCCTGGCTCCCCTGGCCAAGGTGATCAACGACAAGTTCGGCATCAAGCGCGGCCTGATGACCACCGTACACGCTGCCACTGCGACCCAGAAGACTGTGGACGGCCCGTCCAACAAAGACTGGCGCGGCGGCCGCGGCATTTTGGAAAATATCATTCCCTCTTCCACCGGCGCTGCCAAGGCTGTGGGCGTGGTGATTCCTGAGCTGAACAAAAAGCTCACCGGCATGGCTTTCCGCGTGCCCACCAGCGATGTGTCCGTGGTCGACTTGACTGTTGAGCTGAACACTTCTGCCACGATTGCCGAAATCAACGCCGAGTTGAAGGCGCAATCCGAAGGCGCCTTGAAGGGCGTGTTGGGTTACACCGAAGACAAAGTGGTTGCCACCGACTTCCGTGGTGACAGCCGCACCTCCATCTACGACGCAGAAGCCTCCATCGCTTTGGACGGCACTTTCGTCAAGTTGGTGAGCTGGTACGACAACGAATGGGGCTACTCCAACAAAGTGTTGGAAATGGCTCGCGTGGTATCGAAATAA
- a CDS encoding NADH:flavin oxidoreductase/NADH oxidase: MSQLFTSYTLPSPRGGLVLPNRIVVAPMCQYQAVDGEATDWHLMHWGNLLNSGAGLFTIEATGVLPEGRITPACLGLWDDRTEAAFTDKLHRARKLAPHTAVCIQLAHAGRKASSKLPWQGGQLLAREDGGWEPVGPSALPQLPQEPPPTELTLEGMERVKAAFVQAAIRSARMGVNAIELHGAHGYLVHEFLSPIANQRTDAYGGSLENRMRFPLELFSAMRAAFDGVLGVRISASDWVEGAWDVTQSAVFAQQLKALGCDFIHVSSGGVSPQQKIALGANYQVPFARDIRAASGMATTAVGLITDPQQAEDILQAGDADLIALARAFLYNPRWGWHAAAALGGQVEGNPVYWRCLPREAQAVFGKVAVGTR, from the coding sequence ATGAGCCAACTCTTCACCTCTTACACCCTGCCTTCGCCCCGCGGCGGCCTTGTTTTACCGAACCGCATCGTCGTCGCTCCGATGTGCCAATACCAAGCGGTGGACGGCGAAGCGACGGACTGGCATTTGATGCACTGGGGCAATTTGCTCAACAGTGGTGCGGGCCTATTCACGATTGAGGCGACCGGTGTGTTGCCCGAGGGGCGCATCACGCCCGCTTGCCTCGGGTTGTGGGACGACCGCACCGAAGCGGCCTTTACAGACAAACTGCACCGCGCGCGAAAGCTCGCGCCGCACACGGCGGTGTGCATCCAGCTGGCACACGCAGGGCGTAAAGCATCCAGCAAGTTACCTTGGCAAGGCGGGCAGCTGCTGGCTCGCGAAGACGGCGGGTGGGAGCCCGTGGGCCCCTCAGCCCTGCCACAGTTGCCCCAAGAACCGCCACCTACCGAGCTGACCCTGGAAGGCATGGAGCGCGTCAAGGCTGCGTTTGTGCAGGCGGCGATTCGCAGCGCACGCATGGGCGTGAACGCTATCGAACTGCATGGCGCCCACGGCTATCTGGTGCATGAATTTTTGTCGCCGATTGCCAACCAGCGCACCGATGCCTATGGCGGCAGCCTGGAGAACCGCATGCGCTTTCCTCTGGAGCTGTTCTCCGCCATGCGGGCTGCATTTGACGGCGTGCTGGGTGTGCGTATCTCCGCCAGCGATTGGGTGGAGGGCGCGTGGGACGTCACACAAAGTGCCGTCTTCGCACAACAACTCAAGGCGCTGGGTTGCGACTTCATCCACGTCTCCAGTGGGGGGGTATCACCGCAGCAAAAAATCGCGCTGGGTGCCAACTACCAGGTGCCATTTGCGCGCGACATCCGCGCTGCCAGCGGCATGGCCACCACCGCGGTCGGACTGATCACCGATCCGCAACAGGCTGAAGATATTCTGCAAGCCGGCGATGCGGATCTGATCGCCTTGGCGCGCGCTTTTTTGTACAACCCGCGTTGGGGTTGGCATGCCGCGGCCGCGCTGGGCGGCCAAGTGGAAGGCAACCCCGTCTACTGGCGCTGCCTGCCACGCGAAGCACAAGCCGTGTTCGGCAAAGTGGCAGTGGGCACGCGTTAG
- a CDS encoding aminopeptidase P N-terminal domain-containing protein, which produces MTQPSTSALTADYAGRRARLAAHIGPHGVAVLPTAPEQQRNRDADFLFRHDSYFHYLSGFAEPRAWLVIQGDGTTTLFCQPKDLEREIWDGFRLGPDAAPGALGVNAAYSVAELDQRLPGLLDGADAVWYPFATHKGLETRIDGWLSSLRARVRFGTLVPEQVRDLCGPLDEMRLIKDAYEQDVMRRAAQISAQAHIRAMQLSARMLREGKDVREYHLDAELLHEFRLQGSQYPAYSSIVAAGANACVLHYRADAAPVRHGELVLIDAGCELDGYASDITRTFPANGTFTGPQRALYDLVLASQVAAVEATKAGARFTDPHDATVKVLAQGMLDLGLLDKNTVGSLDDVIEKRAYFQFYMHRTGHWLGMDVHDCGSYTEPSELGTKHVRKDALTGNEIVNRPARILRSGMVLTIEPGIYVRPAPGVPEEFHHIGIRIEDDAIVTDTGCELISRGVPVEADAIEALMRG; this is translated from the coding sequence ATGACCCAGCCCTCCACTTCCGCACTCACCGCAGACTATGCCGGCCGCCGCGCGCGCCTGGCCGCCCACATCGGCCCGCATGGCGTGGCGGTGCTGCCCACGGCCCCGGAGCAGCAGCGCAACCGGGATGCGGACTTTTTGTTCCGCCACGACAGCTACTTCCATTACCTGAGCGGTTTTGCCGAGCCGCGGGCTTGGCTGGTGATTCAGGGTGATGGCACCACCACCCTGTTTTGCCAACCTAAAGACCTGGAGCGCGAAATCTGGGACGGCTTTCGCCTCGGGCCGGACGCAGCGCCTGGCGCCCTCGGCGTGAACGCCGCCTATTCGGTGGCCGAGCTGGACCAGCGCCTCCCCGGCCTGCTCGATGGCGCCGATGCCGTCTGGTACCCCTTTGCCACACACAAAGGCCTGGAGACGCGCATCGACGGCTGGCTCAGCAGTCTGCGCGCCCGCGTGCGCTTTGGCACGTTGGTGCCCGAGCAGGTGCGCGACCTGTGCGGTCCGCTGGACGAGATGCGCCTGATCAAGGATGCCTATGAACAGGACGTGATGCGCCGCGCCGCGCAGATCAGCGCGCAAGCCCACATCCGCGCCATGCAGCTCTCTGCCCGCATGCTACGCGAAGGCAAAGACGTGCGCGAATATCACCTGGACGCTGAGCTGCTGCACGAGTTCCGCCTGCAGGGCTCGCAGTATCCGGCCTACAGCTCCATCGTGGCCGCCGGTGCCAACGCCTGTGTGCTGCACTACCGTGCCGACGCGGCCCCGGTGCGCCATGGTGAGCTGGTGCTGATTGACGCGGGCTGCGAGCTGGACGGCTACGCCTCAGACATCACCCGCACCTTCCCCGCCAACGGCACATTCACCGGCCCGCAGCGCGCGCTGTATGACCTGGTGCTGGCCTCGCAAGTGGCCGCTGTGGAAGCCACCAAGGCCGGGGCGCGCTTTACCGACCCGCATGACGCCACCGTCAAGGTGCTGGCGCAAGGCATGCTGGACCTGGGGCTGCTAGACAAAAACACCGTGGGTAGCCTGGACGATGTGATCGAGAAGCGGGCCTACTTCCAGTTCTACATGCACCGCACCGGCCACTGGCTGGGCATGGATGTGCATGACTGCGGCTCGTACACCGAGCCGTCTGAGCTGGGCACCAAGCATGTGCGCAAAGACGCGCTCACCGGCAACGAGATCGTGAACCGGCCCGCCCGCATACTGCGCAGCGGCATGGTGCTGACCATCGAGCCCGGCATTTATGTGCGTCCGGCACCAGGGGTGCCAGAGGAGTTCCACCACATCGGCATCCGCATCGAAGACGACGCCATCGTCACCGACACCGGCTGCGAGCTCATCAGCCGCGGCGTGCCGGTGGAGGCAGACGCCATCGAAGCCTTGATGCGCGGCTGA
- a CDS encoding nucleotidyltransferase family protein, with amino-acid sequence MPDALPFQPVKPAISSPAIVLAAGRGERMRPLTDTTPKPLLQVHGKPLMQYHLEALAAGGFASAVVNTAWLGEQIEAAFHDVLALQPSPYLREQLSNSEHSTAGIRLHYSHEGRDFGSALETAGGIARALPQLDTVFWSMAGDVFAPDMVFTHSALERFARSGMLAHLWLVPNPAHNTKGDFGLEAVGADGIGRCVDPAPGSTAPRYTYSTFALFHRDLFALPWCDIPAGNPQGIKAPLAPLLRRAMQGARVSAEIYTGRWTDVGTPERLAELNAQTP; translated from the coding sequence ATGCCTGACGCACTCCCTTTTCAACCGGTCAAACCGGCCATTTCCAGCCCCGCCATCGTGCTGGCCGCCGGACGCGGCGAGCGCATGCGGCCGCTCACCGACACCACGCCCAAACCTCTGCTCCAGGTGCACGGCAAGCCGCTCATGCAGTACCACCTGGAGGCGCTGGCCGCGGGGGGCTTTGCGTCCGCGGTGGTGAACACCGCCTGGCTAGGGGAGCAGATTGAAGCTGCGTTTCATGATGTTTTAGCCCTCCAGCCCTCGCCATATTTGCGCGAGCAGCTATCAAATTCAGAGCACTCCACTGCCGGCATCCGCCTGCACTACTCCCATGAAGGCCGCGATTTCGGCAGCGCGCTGGAGACAGCGGGTGGCATTGCCCGCGCTCTGCCGCAGTTGGACACGGTGTTCTGGTCCATGGCAGGTGACGTGTTTGCGCCCGACATGGTGTTCACCCACAGCGCCTTGGAGCGCTTTGCGCGCAGCGGCATGTTGGCCCACCTGTGGCTGGTGCCCAACCCGGCGCACAACACCAAGGGTGACTTCGGGCTTGAGGCCGTGGGCGCGGATGGCATTGGCCGCTGCGTGGACCCCGCTCCGGGCAGCACCGCGCCCCGCTACACCTACAGCACCTTTGCGCTCTTCCACCGCGACCTGTTTGCCCTGCCCTGGTGCGACATCCCCGCCGGCAACCCGCAAGGCATCAAAGCGCCGCTGGCCCCGCTTTTGCGCCGGGCCATGCAGGGTGCAAGGGTAAGCGCCGAGATTTACACTGGCCGCTGGACCGACGTCGGCACCCCCGAGCGCCTGGCAGAACTCAACGCACAGACACCATGA
- a CDS encoding sensor domain-containing phosphodiesterase, with the protein MTSTLEGALLRLAHKQSASPHEDFTETLSRSLHAIRTHLNMDVGFISEFVDDRRYFRYVDADNRDAVICVGQSDALEDSFCQRVVDGRLPGLLTDAGLHPEALTLPATQSLPVGAHLSAPIRLSNGRIFGTLCCFSARADHSLNGRDIAMLQVVSDMLAGHIEARLQEQRAQTDIESRIALAMEPDHMRSVYQPIWDLTQQRLVGFEALTRFQCGPAQSPEQWFMEAAQADLGTVMEIHAIECAVQALHHLPEGIYLAINASPRTVVSPELSQLLAGLPLDRLVLEITEHEVVDATMYTHIAHITRSLRDAGLRVAVDDAGAGYASFKHILHLAPDIIKLDVSMTRDIDRDLSRQALAAALVRFAESTHGRLVAEGVETDAEMATLRQLGVGLAQGYALGKPMPLEQALHLARTP; encoded by the coding sequence ATGACCAGCACACTGGAGGGCGCTTTGCTGCGGCTGGCGCACAAGCAATCTGCCTCGCCACACGAGGATTTCACGGAAACGCTGTCGCGGAGCCTGCACGCCATCCGCACCCACCTGAATATGGATGTGGGCTTTATCTCCGAGTTTGTGGACGACCGCCGTTACTTTCGCTATGTCGATGCGGACAACCGGGATGCGGTCATTTGCGTGGGCCAGTCTGATGCGCTGGAAGACAGCTTCTGCCAACGCGTGGTCGACGGGCGCCTGCCCGGCCTGCTCACAGATGCAGGCCTTCATCCAGAAGCACTGACCCTGCCAGCGACCCAGTCGCTGCCCGTGGGTGCACACCTGAGCGCGCCCATACGGCTCAGTAATGGCCGGATATTCGGGACTTTGTGTTGCTTCAGTGCACGGGCGGACCACAGCCTGAACGGGCGCGACATCGCCATGCTGCAAGTGGTGTCCGACATGTTGGCAGGCCACATCGAGGCCCGCCTGCAAGAGCAACGTGCGCAAACCGACATCGAAAGCCGTATCGCACTGGCCATGGAGCCGGACCATATGCGCAGCGTCTACCAACCCATCTGGGACCTGACGCAGCAGCGATTGGTGGGCTTCGAAGCGCTGACCCGCTTCCAGTGCGGGCCTGCGCAATCGCCAGAACAGTGGTTCATGGAAGCCGCCCAAGCCGACCTGGGCACCGTGATGGAGATTCACGCCATCGAGTGCGCCGTGCAAGCGCTCCACCATCTGCCCGAAGGCATCTACCTCGCTATCAACGCGTCCCCGCGCACGGTGGTGAGCCCTGAACTCTCGCAATTGCTGGCAGGCCTTCCGCTGGACCGGCTGGTGCTGGAGATCACGGAACACGAAGTGGTGGATGCCACGATGTACACCCACATTGCCCATATCACCCGCTCGTTGCGGGACGCGGGCCTGCGGGTGGCGGTTGACGATGCAGGCGCGGGTTACGCCAGCTTCAAGCACATCCTGCACCTAGCGCCCGACATCATCAAGCTCGACGTCAGCATGACGCGGGACATCGACCGCGACCTCAGCCGCCAAGCCCTGGCCGCCGCTTTGGTGCGCTTTGCCGAATCCACCCATGGGCGCTTGGTTGCCGAGGGCGTGGAAACCGACGCGGAAATGGCCACCCTGCGCCAACTCGGCGTTGGCCTGGCACAGGGCTATGCCTTGGGCAAGCCCATGCCGCTGGAGCAGGCATTGCACCTCGCACGGACGCCCTGA